The following coding sequences lie in one Hippopotamus amphibius kiboko isolate mHipAmp2 chromosome 17, mHipAmp2.hap2, whole genome shotgun sequence genomic window:
- the MINK1 gene encoding misshapen-like kinase 1 isoform X9 produces MAAAAERSCRQMLPRAHTWLLQLQTRCSVFSRVSSASPGPGLPGSLGPPAFLLPFFPGRHVKTGQLAAIKVMDVTEDEEEEIKQEINMLKKYSHHRNIATYYGAFIKKSPPGNDDQLWLVMEFCGAGSVTDLVKNTKGNALKEDCIAYICREILRGLAHLHAHKVIHRDIKGQNVLLTENAEVKLVDFGVSAQLDRTVGRRNTFIGTPYWMAPEVIACDENPDATYDYRSDIWSLGITAIEMAEGAPPLCDMHPMRALFLIPRNPPPRLKSKKWSKKFIDFIDTCLIKTYLSRPPTEQLLKFPFIRDQPTERQVRIQLKDHIDRSRKKRGEKEETEYEYSGSEEEDDSHGEEGEPSSIMNVPGESTLRREFLRLQQENKSNSEALKQQQQLQQQQQRDPEAHIKHLLHQRQRRIEEQKEERRRVEEQQRREREQRKLQEKEQQRRLEDMQALRREEERRQAEREQEYKRKQLEEQRQSERLQRQLQQEHAYLKSLQQQQQQQQLQKQQQQQLLPGDRKPLYHYGRGMNPADKPAWAREVEERTRMNKQQNSPLAKTKPGSTGPEPPAPQASPGPPGPLSQTPPMQRPVEPQEGPHKSLVAHRVPLKPYAAPVPRSQSLQDQPTRNLAAFPASHDPDPAVPAPTATPSARGAVVRQNSDPTSEAPGPSPNPPAWVRPDNEAPPKVPQRTSSIATALNTSGAGGSRPAQAVRASNPDLRRSDPGWERTDSVLPASHGHLPQAGSLERNRVGAASKLDSSPVLSPGNKAKPEDHRSRPGRPADFVLLKERTLDEAPRPPKKAMDYSSSSEEVESSEDDEEESNGEPSEGSRDTPGARDGDTDSISTMVVHDVEEVAGTQTPYGGGTMVVQRTPEEERSLLHADSNGYTNLPDVVQPSHSPTESSRGQSPPLKDGGSDYQSRGLVKAPGKSSFTMFVDLGIYQPGGSGDTIPITALVGGEGSRLDQLQYDVRKGSVVNVNPTNTRAHSETPEIRKYKKRFNSEILCAALWGVNLLVGTENGLMLLDRSGQGKVYGLIGRRRFQQMDVLEGLNLLITISGKRNKLRVYYLSWLRNKILHNDPEVEKKQGWTTVGDMEGCGHYRVVKYERIKFLVIALKNSVEVYAWAPKPYHKFMAFKSFADLPHRPLLVDLTVEEGQRLKVIYGSSAGFHAVDVDSGNSYDIYIPVHIQSQITPHAIIFLPNTDGMEMLLCYEDEGVYVNTYGRIIKDVVLQWGEMPTSVAYICSNQIMGWGEKAIEIRSVETGHLDGVFMHKRAQRLKFLCERNDKVFFASVRSGGSSQVYFMTLNRNCIMNW; encoded by the exons gatgaggaggaagagatcAAACAGGAGATCAACATGCTGAAAAAATACTCTCACCACCGCAACATCGCCACCTACTATGGGGCCTTCATCAAGAAGAGCCCCCCTGGGAACGACGACCAGCTCTGG CTGGTGATGGAGTTCTGTGGTGCTGGTTCCGTGACAGACCTGGTGAAGAACACAAAAGGGAACGCCCTGAAGGAGGACTGTATTGCCTACATCTGCAGGGAGATTCTCCGG GGTCTGGCCCATCTCCACGCCCACAAGGTGATCCACCGAGACATCAAGGGGCAGAATGTGCTGCTGACAGAGAATGCCGAGGTCAAGCTAG TGGATTTCGGCGTGAGCGCGCAGCTGGACCGCACCGTGGGCAGGCGGAACACTTTCATTGGTACCCCCTACTGGATGGCCCCCGAGGTCATCGCCTGTGATGAGAACCCTGATGCCACCTACGACTACAGG AGTGACATTTGGTCTCTAGGAATCACGGCCATCGAGATGGCAGAGGGAGCCCCCC CTCTGTGTGACATGCACCCCATGCGGGCCCTCTTCCTCATCCCCCGGAACCCGCCACCCAGGCTCAAGTCCAAGAAGTG GTCTAAGAAGTTCATTGACTTCATTGACACGTGTCTCATCAAGACTTACCTGAGCCGCCCGCCAACGGAGCAGCTGCTCAAGTTCCCGTTCATCCGCGACCAGCCCACCGAGCGGCAGGTCCGCATCCAGCTCAAGGACCACATTGACCGATCCCGGAAGAAGCGAGGCGAGAAAG AGGAGACAGAGTACGAGTACAGCGGCAGCGAAGAGGAAGACGACAGCcatggagaggaaggagagccAAG CTCCATCATGAATGTGCCGGGGGAGTCGACCCTCCGCCGGGAATTCCTCCGGCTCCAGCAGGAGAACAAGAGTAATTCGGAGGCTttaaagcagcagcagcaactgcagcagcagcaacagcgaGACCCAGAGGCGCACATCAAGCACCTCCTGCACCAGCGGCAGCGGCGCATtgaggagcagaaggaggagcGGCGGCGGGTGGAGGAG CAACAGCGGCGGGAGCGGGAGCAGCGGAAGCTGCAGGAAAAGGAGCAGCAGCGGCGGCTGGAGGACATGCAGGCGCTGCGGCGGGAGGAGGAGAGGCGGCAGGCGGAGCGGGAGCAG GAGTACAAGCGGAAGCAGCTGGAAGAGCAGCGGCAGTCAGAGCGCCTGCAGAGGCAGCTGCAGCAGGAGCACGCCTACCTCAAgtccctgcagcagcagcagcagcagcagcagctccagaagcagcagcagcagcagctcctgcCCGGGGACAGGAAGCCCCTGTATCATTACGGTCGGGGCATGAACCCTGCGGACAAGCCAGCCTGGGCCCGAGAG GTAGAAGAGAGGACGAGGATGAACAAGCAGCAGAACTCTCCCTTGGCCAAGACCAAGCCAGGCAGCACAGGGCctgagccccccgccccccaggcctcccctgggCCCCCGGGACCCCTTTCCCAAACGCCGCCTATGCAGAGGCCGGTGGAGCCCCAGGAGGGACCGCACAAG AGCCTGGTGGCACACCGGGTCCCACTGAAGCCATATGCAGCACCTGTACCCCGATCCCAGTCCCTGCAGGACCAGCCCACCCGAAACCTGgctgccttcccagcctcccacGACCCCGACCCCGCTGTGCCCGCACCCACCGCCACACCTAGTGCCCGAGGAGCCGTCGTCCGCCAGAACTCAGACCCCACTTCCGAAGCGCCTGGCCCCAGCCCGAACCCCCCAGCCTGGGTCCGGCCTGATAATGAGGCCCCTCCCAAG GTGCCTCAGAGGACCTCATCTATCGCCACTGCCCTTAACACCAGTGGGGCTGGAGGGTCCCGGCCAGCCCAGGCTGTCCGTGCCAG TAACCCCGACCTCAGGAGAAGCGACCCTGGCTGGGAGCGCACGGACAGCGTCCTCCCCGCCTCTCACGGGCACCTGCCCCAGGCCGGCTCGCTGGAGCGGAACCGGGTGGGAG CTGCCTCCAAACTGGACAGCTCCCCCGTGCTCTCCCCTGGGAACAAAGCCAAGCCCGAGGACCACCGCTCACGGCCAGGCCGGCCCGCA GATTTTGTGTTGCTGAAAGAGCGGACCCTCGACGAGGCCCCCCGGCCTCCCAAGAAGGCCATGGACTACTCATCGTCCAgcgaggaggtggagagcagCGAGGACGACGAGGAGGAGAGCAACGGCGAACCGTCAGAGGGGAGCAGAGACACCCCTGGGGCCCG CGATGGAGACACAGACAGCATCAGCACCATGGTGGTCCATGACGTGGAGGAGGTAGCCGGGACCCAGACCCCCTATGGGGGTGGCACCATGGTGGTCCAGCGC ACCCCTGAGGAGGAGCGGAGCCTGCTGCACGCCGACAGCAATGGCTACACGAACCTGCCAGACGTGGTCCAGCCCAGCCACTCGCCCACCGAGAGCAGCAGAGGTCAAAGCCCCCCCTTGAAGGATGGAGGCAGTGAC TACCAGTCTCGTGGGCTGGTGAAGGCCCCTGGCAAGAGCTCGTTCACCATGTTTGTGGACCTGGGGATCTACCAGCCCGGAGGCAGTGGGGACACCATCCCCATCACAG CCCTGGTGGGTGGAGAGGGCAGTCGGCTCGATCAGCTCCAGTATGACGTAAGGAAGGGCTCTGTGGTCAACGTGAACCCCACCAACACCCGGGCCCACAGCGAAACCCCCGAGATCCGGAAGTACAAGAAGCGGTTCAATTCCGAGATCCTCTGTGCGGCCCTTTGGG GGGTCAACCTGCTGGTGGGCACGGAGAACGGGCTGATGTTGCTGGACCGAAGTGGGCAGGGCAAGGTGTACGGACTCATCGGGCGGCGACGCTTCCAGCAAATGGATGTGCTGGAGGGACTCAACTTGCTCATCACCATCTCAG GGAAAAGGAACAAACTGCGGGTGTATTACCTATCCTGGCTGCGGAACAAGATTCTGCACAATGACCCGGAAGTGGAGAAGAAGCAGGGCTGGACCACTGTGGGGGACATGGAAGGCTGCGGGCACTACCGTGTTG TGAAATACGAACGCATCAAGTTCCTGGTCATTGCCCTGAAGAACTCTGTGGAGGTGTATGCGTGGGCCCCCAAACCTTACCACAAATTCATGGCTTTCAAG TCCTTTGCTGACCTCCCGCACCGCCCTCTGCTGGTGGACCTGACGGTAGAGGAGGGACAGCGACTCAAGGTCATCTATGGCTCCAGCGCCGGCTTCCACGCAGTGGATGTTGACTCGGGGAACAGCTATGACATCTACATCCCTGTGCAC ATCCAGAGCCAGATCACGCCCCACGCCATCATCTTCCTCCCCAACACGGATGGCATGGAGATGCTGCTGTGCTACGAGGATGAGGGTGTCTACGTCAACACGTATGGGCGGATCATTAAGGACGTGGTGCTGCAGTGGGGAGAGATGCCCACCTCTGTGG CCTACATCTGCTCCAACCAGATCATGGGCTGGGGTGAGAAAGCCATTGAGATCCGCTCTGTGGAGACGGGCCACCTGGACGGGGTCTTCATGCACAAGCGAGCCCAGAGGCTCAAGTTCCTGTGTGAGCGGAACGACAAG gtgtTTTTTGCCTCAGTCCGCTCCGGGGGCAGCAGCCAAGTTTACTTCATGACCCTGAACCGTAACTGCATCATGAACTGGTGa
- the MINK1 gene encoding misshapen-like kinase 1 isoform X2, with translation MAAAAERSCRQMLPRAHTWLLQLQTRCSVFSRVSSASPGPGLPGSLGPPAFLLPFFPGRHVKTGQLAAIKVMDVTEDEEEEIKQEINMLKKYSHHRNIATYYGAFIKKSPPGNDDQLWLVMEFCGAGSVTDLVKNTKGNALKEDCIAYICREILRGLAHLHAHKVIHRDIKGQNVLLTENAEVKLVDFGVSAQLDRTVGRRNTFIGTPYWMAPEVIACDENPDATYDYRSDIWSLGITAIEMAEGAPPLCDMHPMRALFLIPRNPPPRLKSKKWSKKFIDFIDTCLIKTYLSRPPTEQLLKFPFIRDQPTERQVRIQLKDHIDRSRKKRGEKEETEYEYSGSEEEDDSHGEEGEPSSIMNVPGESTLRREFLRLQQENKSNSEALKQQQQLQQQQQRDPEAHIKHLLHQRQRRIEEQKEERRRVEEQQRREREQRKLQEKEQQRRLEDMQALRREEERRQAEREQEYKRKQLEEQRQSERLQRQLQQEHAYLKSLQQQQQQQQLQKQQQQQLLPGDRKPLYHYGRGMNPADKPAWAREVEERTRMNKQQNSPLAKTKPGSTGPEPPAPQASPGPPGPLSQTPPMQRPVEPQEGPHKSLVAHRVPLKPYAAPVPRSQSLQDQPTRNLAAFPASHDPDPAVPAPTATPSARGAVVRQNSDPTSEAPGPSPNPPAWVRPDNEAPPKVPQRTSSIATALNTSGAGGSRPAQAVRARPRSNSAWQIYLQRRAERGTPKPAGPPAQPPGPPNACSNPDLRRSDPGWERTDSVLPASHGHLPQAGSLERNRVGAASKLDSSPVLSPGNKAKPEDHRSRPGRPADFVLLKERTLDEAPRPPKKAMDYSSSSEEVESSEDDEEESNGEPSEGSRDTPGARDGDTDSISTMVVHDVEEVAGTQTPYGGGTMVVQRTPEEERSLLHADSNGYTNLPDVVQPSHSPTESSRGQSPPLKDGGSDYQSRGLVKAPGKSSFTMFVDLGIYQPGGSGDTIPITALVGGEGSRLDQLQYDVRKGSVVNVNPTNTRAHSETPEIRKYKKRFNSEILCAALWGVNLLVGTENGLMLLDRSGQGKVYGLIGRRRFQQMDVLEGLNLLITISGKRNKLRVYYLSWLRNKILHNDPEVEKKQGWTTVGDMEGCGHYRVVKYERIKFLVIALKNSVEVYAWAPKPYHKFMAFKSFADLPHRPLLVDLTVEEGQRLKVIYGSSAGFHAVDVDSGNSYDIYIPVHIQSQITPHAIIFLPNTDGMEMLLCYEDEGVYVNTYGRIIKDVVLQWGEMPTSVAYICSNQIMGWGEKAIEIRSVETGHLDGVFMHKRAQRLKFLCERNDKVFFASVRSGGSSQVYFMTLNRNCIMNW, from the exons gatgaggaggaagagatcAAACAGGAGATCAACATGCTGAAAAAATACTCTCACCACCGCAACATCGCCACCTACTATGGGGCCTTCATCAAGAAGAGCCCCCCTGGGAACGACGACCAGCTCTGG CTGGTGATGGAGTTCTGTGGTGCTGGTTCCGTGACAGACCTGGTGAAGAACACAAAAGGGAACGCCCTGAAGGAGGACTGTATTGCCTACATCTGCAGGGAGATTCTCCGG GGTCTGGCCCATCTCCACGCCCACAAGGTGATCCACCGAGACATCAAGGGGCAGAATGTGCTGCTGACAGAGAATGCCGAGGTCAAGCTAG TGGATTTCGGCGTGAGCGCGCAGCTGGACCGCACCGTGGGCAGGCGGAACACTTTCATTGGTACCCCCTACTGGATGGCCCCCGAGGTCATCGCCTGTGATGAGAACCCTGATGCCACCTACGACTACAGG AGTGACATTTGGTCTCTAGGAATCACGGCCATCGAGATGGCAGAGGGAGCCCCCC CTCTGTGTGACATGCACCCCATGCGGGCCCTCTTCCTCATCCCCCGGAACCCGCCACCCAGGCTCAAGTCCAAGAAGTG GTCTAAGAAGTTCATTGACTTCATTGACACGTGTCTCATCAAGACTTACCTGAGCCGCCCGCCAACGGAGCAGCTGCTCAAGTTCCCGTTCATCCGCGACCAGCCCACCGAGCGGCAGGTCCGCATCCAGCTCAAGGACCACATTGACCGATCCCGGAAGAAGCGAGGCGAGAAAG AGGAGACAGAGTACGAGTACAGCGGCAGCGAAGAGGAAGACGACAGCcatggagaggaaggagagccAAG CTCCATCATGAATGTGCCGGGGGAGTCGACCCTCCGCCGGGAATTCCTCCGGCTCCAGCAGGAGAACAAGAGTAATTCGGAGGCTttaaagcagcagcagcaactgcagcagcagcaacagcgaGACCCAGAGGCGCACATCAAGCACCTCCTGCACCAGCGGCAGCGGCGCATtgaggagcagaaggaggagcGGCGGCGGGTGGAGGAG CAACAGCGGCGGGAGCGGGAGCAGCGGAAGCTGCAGGAAAAGGAGCAGCAGCGGCGGCTGGAGGACATGCAGGCGCTGCGGCGGGAGGAGGAGAGGCGGCAGGCGGAGCGGGAGCAG GAGTACAAGCGGAAGCAGCTGGAAGAGCAGCGGCAGTCAGAGCGCCTGCAGAGGCAGCTGCAGCAGGAGCACGCCTACCTCAAgtccctgcagcagcagcagcagcagcagcagctccagaagcagcagcagcagcagctcctgcCCGGGGACAGGAAGCCCCTGTATCATTACGGTCGGGGCATGAACCCTGCGGACAAGCCAGCCTGGGCCCGAGAG GTAGAAGAGAGGACGAGGATGAACAAGCAGCAGAACTCTCCCTTGGCCAAGACCAAGCCAGGCAGCACAGGGCctgagccccccgccccccaggcctcccctgggCCCCCGGGACCCCTTTCCCAAACGCCGCCTATGCAGAGGCCGGTGGAGCCCCAGGAGGGACCGCACAAG AGCCTGGTGGCACACCGGGTCCCACTGAAGCCATATGCAGCACCTGTACCCCGATCCCAGTCCCTGCAGGACCAGCCCACCCGAAACCTGgctgccttcccagcctcccacGACCCCGACCCCGCTGTGCCCGCACCCACCGCCACACCTAGTGCCCGAGGAGCCGTCGTCCGCCAGAACTCAGACCCCACTTCCGAAGCGCCTGGCCCCAGCCCGAACCCCCCAGCCTGGGTCCGGCCTGATAATGAGGCCCCTCCCAAG GTGCCTCAGAGGACCTCATCTATCGCCACTGCCCTTAACACCAGTGGGGCTGGAGGGTCCCGGCCAGCCCAGGCTGTCCGTGCCAG ACCTCGCAGCAACTCCGCCTGGCAAATCTATCTGCAAAGGCGGGCAGAGCGGGGCACCCCCAAGCCTGCAGGGCCCCCTGCTCAGCCCCCTGGCCCGCCCAACGCCTGTAG TAACCCCGACCTCAGGAGAAGCGACCCTGGCTGGGAGCGCACGGACAGCGTCCTCCCCGCCTCTCACGGGCACCTGCCCCAGGCCGGCTCGCTGGAGCGGAACCGGGTGGGAG CTGCCTCCAAACTGGACAGCTCCCCCGTGCTCTCCCCTGGGAACAAAGCCAAGCCCGAGGACCACCGCTCACGGCCAGGCCGGCCCGCA GATTTTGTGTTGCTGAAAGAGCGGACCCTCGACGAGGCCCCCCGGCCTCCCAAGAAGGCCATGGACTACTCATCGTCCAgcgaggaggtggagagcagCGAGGACGACGAGGAGGAGAGCAACGGCGAACCGTCAGAGGGGAGCAGAGACACCCCTGGGGCCCG CGATGGAGACACAGACAGCATCAGCACCATGGTGGTCCATGACGTGGAGGAGGTAGCCGGGACCCAGACCCCCTATGGGGGTGGCACCATGGTGGTCCAGCGC ACCCCTGAGGAGGAGCGGAGCCTGCTGCACGCCGACAGCAATGGCTACACGAACCTGCCAGACGTGGTCCAGCCCAGCCACTCGCCCACCGAGAGCAGCAGAGGTCAAAGCCCCCCCTTGAAGGATGGAGGCAGTGAC TACCAGTCTCGTGGGCTGGTGAAGGCCCCTGGCAAGAGCTCGTTCACCATGTTTGTGGACCTGGGGATCTACCAGCCCGGAGGCAGTGGGGACACCATCCCCATCACAG CCCTGGTGGGTGGAGAGGGCAGTCGGCTCGATCAGCTCCAGTATGACGTAAGGAAGGGCTCTGTGGTCAACGTGAACCCCACCAACACCCGGGCCCACAGCGAAACCCCCGAGATCCGGAAGTACAAGAAGCGGTTCAATTCCGAGATCCTCTGTGCGGCCCTTTGGG GGGTCAACCTGCTGGTGGGCACGGAGAACGGGCTGATGTTGCTGGACCGAAGTGGGCAGGGCAAGGTGTACGGACTCATCGGGCGGCGACGCTTCCAGCAAATGGATGTGCTGGAGGGACTCAACTTGCTCATCACCATCTCAG GGAAAAGGAACAAACTGCGGGTGTATTACCTATCCTGGCTGCGGAACAAGATTCTGCACAATGACCCGGAAGTGGAGAAGAAGCAGGGCTGGACCACTGTGGGGGACATGGAAGGCTGCGGGCACTACCGTGTTG TGAAATACGAACGCATCAAGTTCCTGGTCATTGCCCTGAAGAACTCTGTGGAGGTGTATGCGTGGGCCCCCAAACCTTACCACAAATTCATGGCTTTCAAG TCCTTTGCTGACCTCCCGCACCGCCCTCTGCTGGTGGACCTGACGGTAGAGGAGGGACAGCGACTCAAGGTCATCTATGGCTCCAGCGCCGGCTTCCACGCAGTGGATGTTGACTCGGGGAACAGCTATGACATCTACATCCCTGTGCAC ATCCAGAGCCAGATCACGCCCCACGCCATCATCTTCCTCCCCAACACGGATGGCATGGAGATGCTGCTGTGCTACGAGGATGAGGGTGTCTACGTCAACACGTATGGGCGGATCATTAAGGACGTGGTGCTGCAGTGGGGAGAGATGCCCACCTCTGTGG CCTACATCTGCTCCAACCAGATCATGGGCTGGGGTGAGAAAGCCATTGAGATCCGCTCTGTGGAGACGGGCCACCTGGACGGGGTCTTCATGCACAAGCGAGCCCAGAGGCTCAAGTTCCTGTGTGAGCGGAACGACAAG gtgtTTTTTGCCTCAGTCCGCTCCGGGGGCAGCAGCCAAGTTTACTTCATGACCCTGAACCGTAACTGCATCATGAACTGGTGa